The proteins below come from a single Chryseobacterium nepalense genomic window:
- a CDS encoding DUF6080 domain-containing protein produces MAQFKTKFIQFLKLLFPSSGTELLVLLFFLVVYGYLGSFIAIHYKIIFDSRIPWDAYFSFDNKSIVMTGGSFERHPLSYYFFNWIRELALLFSDGKMNGDFRFILAWFSNIAVSLSVLQVFKYLKNIIRLPLILSLLLILFFGAFSTTILLSFTPENFTYTLFLLTLFNHYSAIKLKKEKKIPALALAFSGITIGGLTVTNIAKVFIPVAFEKGLFHSWRKFGNAILRGAFTVICFVLLYLNRIDFKYQNIFSKTNEQYEKFSNVNSTPTWDMIPSYFFGGNILFSDFIIRDKHNMMGYHYKGMIMTVYSSWIPYIFIAVLLTLISWSYCKNFKNKLVQVLMISFLFDIVIHCVMRFGLHTSYIYGGHFVFVYPLLLGWLFYSYKESPKMLSFLTVVVSILFVYALTNNYLRMTEFFWFLNKYY; encoded by the coding sequence GTGGCTCAATTCAAAACAAAATTCATCCAATTTCTGAAATTATTATTTCCATCTTCAGGAACTGAACTCCTTGTTCTGTTGTTTTTCCTGGTTGTTTACGGATATTTAGGATCCTTCATCGCCATACATTATAAAATTATTTTTGACTCCAGAATTCCCTGGGATGCCTATTTCAGCTTCGATAATAAATCCATTGTAATGACCGGAGGAAGCTTCGAAAGACATCCTTTATCGTATTATTTCTTCAACTGGATCCGCGAGCTGGCGTTGCTTTTTTCTGATGGCAAAATGAATGGAGATTTTCGCTTTATCCTCGCATGGTTCAGCAATATTGCAGTTAGTCTAAGCGTACTTCAGGTCTTCAAGTACCTGAAAAATATCATTAGGCTACCTCTAATCCTAAGTCTATTGCTCATTTTATTTTTCGGTGCGTTTTCAACGACAATCCTGCTGTCTTTCACCCCGGAAAATTTTACTTACACCCTATTTCTACTGACTTTATTTAATCACTATTCTGCAATAAAACTTAAAAAAGAGAAAAAAATACCCGCATTGGCGCTGGCATTTTCCGGAATTACAATCGGAGGATTAACCGTAACCAATATTGCCAAGGTATTCATTCCAGTTGCTTTTGAAAAAGGACTCTTTCACAGCTGGAGAAAGTTTGGAAATGCTATTTTAAGAGGAGCTTTTACTGTTATCTGCTTTGTTTTATTGTACCTGAACCGGATTGATTTCAAATACCAGAACATATTCAGCAAGACCAATGAACAGTATGAAAAGTTCTCGAATGTAAATTCAACTCCGACCTGGGATATGATTCCTTCTTATTTTTTTGGCGGAAATATTTTATTTTCGGATTTCATTATCCGGGATAAACATAATATGATGGGATATCATTATAAAGGCATGATAATGACCGTATACTCGTCATGGATCCCTTACATTTTCATTGCCGTTTTATTGACTCTTATCTCCTGGAGTTATTGTAAAAATTTTAAAAATAAGCTGGTTCAGGTACTCATGATTTCATTTTTGTTTGATATTGTGATTCATTGCGTTATGAGATTTGGACTTCACACCTCATACATTTACGGAGGACATTTTGTTTTTGTTTATCCGTTATTGCTGGGATGGCTCTTTTACTCCTACAAAGAATCACCAAAAATGCTGTCTTTCTTAACCGTTGTTGTTAGTATTTTATTTGTTTATGCCTTAACAAATAATTATCTGAGAATGACAGAATTCTTCTGGTTTTTAAATAAATATTACTAA
- a CDS encoding SPOR domain-containing protein, whose amino-acid sequence MKNFIKIFSIVLFGGFYTLEAQQIVKKDTLAGTELVMTMDSKVNAALESIEDKCSRTTSTVVSSDADDDSGSSRPTKIYVPNRELTNAEICRRNPRILGYKIQITTVKSNDEANEVKAYFRKRFPNLKVETDASLRPNYKILAGSYFTKQSAASDLSKVREYFKSAIAVQYRIFCAEAK is encoded by the coding sequence ATGAAAAATTTTATTAAAATATTTTCGATAGTATTGTTTGGAGGATTTTATACTCTTGAAGCACAACAAATTGTAAAAAAAGATACCTTAGCCGGGACGGAATTGGTGATGACAATGGATTCTAAGGTAAATGCCGCGCTGGAAAGTATTGAAGACAAGTGTTCAAGAACTACCAGTACGGTTGTTTCGAGTGATGCTGATGATGATTCCGGTTCTTCGAGACCGACAAAAATTTATGTTCCGAATAGGGAACTTACCAATGCGGAAATATGCAGAAGAAATCCGAGGATTTTAGGATATAAGATCCAGATAACCACCGTAAAAAGCAATGATGAAGCTAATGAAGTGAAAGCGTATTTCAGAAAAAGATTTCCCAATTTGAAAGTTGAAACCGACGCATCACTCAGACCAAATTATAAAATTCTTGCGGGAAGTTATTTTACGAAACAAAGTGCTGCCTCTGACCTGTCTAAAGTAAGAGAGTATTTTAAATCGGCAATTGCCGTACAATACAGAATTTTCTGTGCGGAAGCAAAATAA
- a CDS encoding T9SS-dependent choice-of-anchor J family protein, with protein sequence MKKLILFVNLLSAGLFVNAQTTLFSDSFESYTNFSITGFGNWQTLDLDGLNTYTGGGPVVAGVPVSTWTASWANAGAPMAFQIFNLSASNATNNATAVTGVDEEVRNFTPHTGQKCAVSWAGVPAGGVNANNDWLISPPIALGAANNQLSLWVKALSPAFTEKYKIGVYVGSGTPTSASNFTFIPNTTAVNATANWTQITRNLDAYANQTIRIGIQYMAADQYMFMVDDFYVTTGTLATNEVGAKSKLAQLYPNPTKGEINIKSDKKIKSSEILDFTGKSVLKSSSAKADISSLPKGNYIMQVEFTDGTSISEKIIKE encoded by the coding sequence ATGAAAAAACTTATACTTTTTGTTAACTTACTGTCTGCGGGATTGTTTGTAAATGCTCAAACTACCCTTTTTAGTGATTCGTTTGAAAGTTACACCAACTTTTCAATTACAGGATTTGGCAACTGGCAGACACTTGATTTAGATGGCTTAAATACCTATACAGGCGGGGGACCTGTAGTTGCAGGAGTCCCTGTTTCTACATGGACCGCAAGTTGGGCAAATGCCGGAGCCCCAATGGCTTTTCAGATTTTTAATCTTTCAGCCAGCAATGCTACAAATAACGCTACCGCAGTTACAGGAGTAGATGAAGAAGTAAGAAACTTCACTCCTCATACAGGTCAAAAATGTGCTGTATCATGGGCCGGAGTCCCAGCCGGTGGCGTAAATGCAAACAATGACTGGTTAATATCTCCACCAATAGCATTAGGAGCAGCTAATAATCAATTAAGTCTTTGGGTAAAAGCTCTTTCTCCTGCTTTTACTGAAAAATATAAAATTGGAGTATATGTAGGAAGCGGAACACCAACATCCGCGAGTAATTTTACGTTCATTCCAAATACTACTGCCGTAAATGCGACTGCTAACTGGACACAGATTACACGTAATCTTGATGCTTATGCCAATCAAACCATTAGAATAGGAATTCAATATATGGCAGCAGACCAGTATATGTTTATGGTAGACGATTTTTACGTTACAACAGGTACGCTTGCAACCAATGAAGTTGGAGCAAAATCTAAACTTGCCCAGCTATATCCTAACCCAACAAAAGGAGAAATCAATATCAAATCTGATAAGAAAATAAAATCATCTGAAATTTTAGATTTCACTGGAAAATCAGTATTAAAATCTTCATCAGCTAAGGCAGACATTTCTTCATTGCCTAAAGGAAATTATATTATGCAGGTAGAATTCACAGACGGAACTTCTATTTCTGAAAAAATAATTAAAGAATAA